CCAAAAATGATgttccaccaccaccaggaTATTCAGAATCCGTGTTTTCTACAGCAACAAAATCGCTGACATCGTCAGGTAAGAAGACAAAGCATGACGACGCCGATTTGAATGCATTAAAATCCAAGAAAATTTGGGAATTAGCAATTGGTCCAGCAAAGTCGATACCAATGAACTTATTTATGAGTTATATGACTGGTAATTCCTTACAAGTGATTTCAGTTACAATGACATTAATGTTGTTATGGAACCCTATAAAGGCAATCTTCAATGAAACCAATCCCACCTTTTCCAAACTATCAACCAAAAATAATGGAAGTGAGATTATATTAGCAAAGATTGTATTCATTATATGCCAAGTGTTGAATATGGGTATTGGTGTTTACAAATTATACAAAATGGGTCTTATACCCCATCAAGAAGCTGACTGGTTAGCCTGGAAAGAACCCAAGAAAATTATAGATAGGTTATATTACTAAACGAATTTATATATTGTACAGAAATCGCCTCCTTCCAACACCATTGGTGATtgtaatttaattgttaTCTTCCTGGTGTTTGTCAAATATTTGTTGCAAGTTGTATTTActatatttcaaaaaattattagcTACACCCATACCAATATTATTCTTATAacattcaacaataatcaatttgtcGTAATTTTTAAGATCAACTGAGTGTCCGTGACTATTACCCACGCATTCAGCTATTGTTTTAATTATAACATCAGACTTTAAAACATTGAAATTACGTCTTGAAACTTGAACAGCAAACTTGACAGGCTTCTGATCCTTCTCTTGATGGAAATGTCTTGCCAACACTTTTCGAGCCAATTGCCGCACCTTCTCTAATGGATCATCACCCGTTGAACTGCATGAGTCCATTATTGGGACCAATTTTTGAGTGTACCTGGTTGTTTTCTGTCCAGACTCATAACATTCTTTACATAGTTTCTCCACCAAAACCTCTGGATCAATAGGTTTTTTCGTTTTTATAAACACCAAACACTCCAAATCTACATCAACAGGTTGAAGCAATTCCTTTTTCGAGTTTTTGGACTCCTCAAGTTCTTGTAATTCCTGTTTGATTTTGTCTTCAATTGATAGTTCCTTTTTGTCAATTTGAGTTTCGTCTTCGTCATCTTCAACATTctccaaatcaaaatattcgGGAACTTTCTCTGACAATAGATTGAGCAATTCCTGACGACAATTTGCTTCCTTCCTACGAGCACAACTTACGTAAATACCAGAAGTGTTAGGGTCCAACAATTTAGACACatttttaaacttttttttgggagGATTATTGGAATCAGCAGCTTTTCTTTTACCCATTGCTAATATGATCAACTTTAATGGGTGTGATGAGATTGGAAAAGtaatggaaaaaaattatgCTTCAAATTGGCATGTATGTATTTTTTGGGCCTATGCGACAAATAGCGTGGGCgacaataaaaataaatacgTAACAAAAATATCGGCCACCGTTTAGCACACTCCCTACCTTCGACTAGCAAGATTCAGAAAACTACACTATACCCCTAACATCTACATAGCTGAATTGATATGCTGACCCTCCCTTTGGATTTGATTCTTTATATCTCAGATATTGGAAATTTGAGTATCAAAGATATTTTTCACCTCAGTCAAGCCAACAAGCTATTTAGAGAGAAATTGCTGCACCCATACTTTTGGCATATGGTGtacaatcaaaaaattggcAAAATCTATGAACTATACGGTATATCAGAGCCTATCCCTGAAAGCAATTATTATCGACTCTGTAAGGAGCACCTTCGCAGattcaatgaaattgaacGAGAGttgaatgattttaatgaatccaaaaattataaaattcGAGATTACATTACCAAGTATTCATTAGATTTGGTTTTTCTACCAACTCTATTATATTTCCTACGTCAAGaagattttcaaatcaagtTAAATATCAGAAATAAATCCAATACTGttgaattttcaaaagGCGTATTTCTAGCCAATTTGGTTGCTGGTCAAAGTTTCAATATTGGTATAAAAATGCTTACTAAGTTCTCTGAAGAGCCATTGAATTCCAGGTCCTACGAATCATTTTGGTTTGCCTTCAGCTTGTTACAGAAAAAGAgttttaaattaattaaagcTCGAAATTTGTTTCTTGAAGGAGCAGCAGAGACACTCAGAAAACTTACCACCGAGTACTATCCGTTACCACTTGTTGACAATAAGTATACTTTCAAAACAGTTGATGAATATTCTAATAAGGTTGCACTTTATACCCAGCTACTTTACCAATCTTATTGTGACATTCGTTGTGAGGAAAGCAACTATATGGAATCCACCAACTTGTTATCGATGTACAGTGGTCGTCACAAAGGTGACCAACTTCTTGTAGCATCATCATTGATAAAAGTGGTTGATGAGGAATTGGAAGCTCTAGATATCAGAATTACCAGTGGTGAAGATAAACCCAAACTTTTGTTAGCTCCTATGGGAACAGCATTAATTGGTGACTACTGTGTCCCATTTTTAGCTGGACATCCAAGAGTGTTAAAGAAGGAAAAGTTTTTAAACGTGTGCAGATCCATTTCGGAACCATTGGCAAATAGAGCTTTGTTGCCGATAACTAAGGATGAAATACAGGCTATGATTTGTTATTACGGAACTGCACTCAAATTTTTAGATGGGCTAGATGTGTTATCACCTCCATGTCATCCAAGTACCTATGGCGACGAtacttttactttttttggCCAGTTCATATTGCCATGTTTATTCAGAAAGGAAGTGAGCAATTTCAATATGCAAATATTACTACAAAATGTCAGAGACTTTCTTGTAAATGCCAATCATATATACTATCCCATTTTTAGTAGATTGCCAATTTTGAGTGGTTACTCGTTGCTCATTGAAGATGCACCTCAATACTTACCATGTAACTACCTGCCAAGCTTATTACAAGGTAAAATAGTCATTACCAATAGATCAGATGCTCCTGCAATAGTTGTTGGGACCTGCAACGATAGTCTGTTCTATCAAGTCTTGAATGCATATGGAGAGCTAGAGCGACTCCGTGACACTTCATTTACAGTAGTGGACCGTGTTAAGGcagaagaagttgaaacgtttgttgaattggttGGCTTAGCAAATTTGATATACGTGCGGATCAAGGGAGTAAGTTTGAGAGAAGGTGAAGAACCTAGATTTATAATAGAGTAATAAGTGTACTGTATAGCATGTATAAACACTATTCCTGGCCATATGTTTGAAGTCTCTCTTGGACGCTTACTACCAAAGCAAGcgcaaacaaaaaaaaaaatagcgTAAAAAAATAGAACGGAGAAGAAAACTGGATCGTACCCGCAACTTCTATTCATCTTACAACCTCAACAATGCTAAGACAAAACATTGCCCGTATAACGTTTAGAAGGTTCAAGCACCATGTACTTGGAATTGACTTGGGAACCACTAATTCTGCTGTTGCAGTTATGGGATCAGATCAAGAGCCACAGATCATTGAAAACGAAGAAGGCAAACGTACTACACCATCAATTGTGGCATTCAGCAAAGAAGGCGAAACCTTAGTTGGTCTTCCTGCAAAGAGACAAGCTGTAGTAAACCCCGAAAACACcttttttgcaacaaagAGATTAATTGGGAGAAAGTTTGAGGATACCGAAGTGCAAAGGGATTTAAACAATGTTCCTTATAAGATTATCCCTAGCAAACAAGGTGATGCAATGTTGAGCTCGCATAGTGGACAAACCATATCACCATCTGAAATCGGGGGACTTATTTTGCAAAAGTTACAGAAAGTTGCTGAAAATCagttgaaagaaaagatcAACAGTGCTGTTGTCACAGTTCCAGCATATTTCAATGACTCTCAAAGACAGGCTACAAAGAATTCTGGGAAACTAGTAGGCTTGGACGTATTACGAGTCATCAATGAGccaacagcagcagcttTAGCCTATGGCTGTGACAAGTCAAGAGAGGATGGGATAATCGCAGTATTTGACCTTGGAGGCGGGACATTCGACATATCTATTTTGGAAATAGATGAAGGTGTGTTTGAAGTAAGAGCAACAAATGGTAATACACATTTGGGAGGTGAAGATTTTGACATTGTCATTATGAATTATATCTTGGAAAATTTCAAGGCAGAAACAGGAATTGATTTATCCGGTGATAGATTTGCTGTACAACGTATTAAAGAAGCTGCagaaaaagcaaaaataGAGCTAGACCATTCGGACGAgattgaaataaatatacCATTCGTGTCCCAAGACAAGCACATTAAGCAGACTTTGACATCGCAAGAGTTCACCAAGATGGTGATGCCTATTATAGAAAAGACGATCGACCCAGTCAAACGATGTGTGCGAGACGCCGAATTAAAATTCAAGGATATTGATGAGGTTTTGTTAGTTGGTGGAATGACAAGAATGCCCCAGATCAGGAAAATGGTACAGGACTTGTTTGGCAAAAAACCGAGTACTGCTGTGAACCCCGACGAAGCAGTTGCGTTAGGTGCAGCAATTCAAGGTGCAGTATTATCCGGACAAGTTAAAAATGTGGTATTATTGGATGTTACACCATTGTCATTAGGGATCGAGACTTATGGGGGAATTTTTACTCCACTAATACCCCGTAACTCTGCTGTTCCAATTAAAAAGGAGCAAATGTTTTCCACAGCTGTAGACGGCCAAACGGGTGTTGAAATAGGTGTTTATCAAGGAGAAAGAACATTGGTCAAAGACAACAAGCATATTGGCCAATTCAAGCTTTCAAATATCCCGCAAGGACCAAAGGGGACTCCACAAATTGCCGTGTCCTTTGAAATAGATGCCGATGGTATTATAAACGTCAGTGCAACAGACAAGACACCATATCCAAAGGATCTGGAACACTACGGGAAACCAAATACCGTGGCAATACAAGTAACTGAAGTTGGCTTGACCGATGCGGAGGTCGAAAAAATGATCCAAGAAAGTAACCGGAACAAGAAAGCCGAcgaggaaaagaaaaggttGTATGAACATGCTTCTCGTGCAGAAATTTTATGTACAGATACGGAGACCGCATTGATCCAATTCGGGGAATTGATGGAGGACGAAGAGAAGAAGACAATAAAAGAGTATGCCAATACCATCAAAGAAATGATTGATGAAATAAGATCAGGAGAGAAATTACATCATCCCAATATCCTAAACCAAAAAGTAAACGAAATGCAAAAGACTTGCATGGAGGCAATACAGAAAGTAGCATTAAAGCAGCAACAAGATAAAGAGAGTAAAAATTAGacatgtatatatataatcaTCGTTAACtacattttgttttgtatcttgtttttcattGTAGAAATCTTGCTTCTATATCTGCCCCTAAGAAACTACTACTAAGTCATGCTCTGTTCTCCCAGTCTTACTCGTCAGTTTCCATTCTGTCTTCTGCTGGTGCTTCAGTACCTTCTCCTTCTTGAGCTTGGGTTGCATTACCctcttcttgttcatcaccatcctcatcatcatcgccATCTCTATTTCTAGCGTTCGAGACAGAGTCTAATTTATCCAACCATTGTTGCACATTTTCATCGTCATACGATACAAAACTTTGATCTTTaccaacaattgaaacacTGGTGTTTTTAAATGTCAATTCAACGTCTTGAGACAACGTATCTCTCAAAGCATATAATCCATGGAGTACCAACTTCTCAACGTCATCAcatttctttatttcttctAAATTTCTTTCTAAATATGTACGAGCTGCTTGGGATCTTGCTCCTATGGCGGCTCCAAAATATTCCAAGACGCTTCCACTAGGTTGAAACTCAAAAAGGTGTGCCCCTGTTTCATCATATCCAGCAATCAACAACCCGACACCATATGGCCTAGATCCATAAGTTTGTGTATTTTCTTGGGCTTTATCAGCAATTGACAAAACTGCTTTATAGGTTTGAATTGGACGATTGAAAACCATTTTACATTGCATTGCTTGTTTTCTTAAAAAATTAGATAAAACTCTAGCATCCGGTGCCAAACCAGCCAATGCCACTCCCATGTgatcatcaatttttatGATCTTCTTTTGGTAAGATCCCAATTCCTCtgcatttctttttagaGCTACTAACACAACATAATCATTCGACGTTAAACCAACAGCTGCACTTCCTTGTTTAATAGCTTCTAAAGCATACTCGACTTGGAATAATCTACCTGTAGGTGAATATGTGACTGAATCGTTATCGTAATTATTTCTAAACATAGCTCAATTGATCTGATCTGGTGGGAGATGTGAAGGAAACTAGCTGGTGAAACAAATTCACTTTTTCTTCCGCTTTGCCACTGATTATCTGGCACGCAAAAGAAAGTAGAGAAGcgaaaaaaatcaaaaagaaattgagCGGGTAGTGTACTCACCATGATTTTGGAACAAACTTGAACAAGAAGTTTAAATACGCTGTGTAGCTATACTTTCTACTAACTTACATGATTTCTCTTAGTTTTTCTATGGTGTAACTgtcattcaattgaatgaaattgttgaaatcgGTATCACC
The Candida albicans SC5314 chromosome 7, complete sequence genome window above contains:
- a CDS encoding Hsp70 family ATPase (Ortholog(s) have role in intracellular sequestering of iron ion, iron-sulfur cluster assembly, protein maturation and mitochondrial matrix localization), with the translated sequence MLRQNIARITFRRFKHHVLGIDLGTTNSAVAVMGSDQEPQIIENEEGKRTTPSIVAFSKEGETLVGLPAKRQAVVNPENTFFATKRLIGRKFEDTEVQRDLNNVPYKIIPSKQGDAMLSSHSGQTISPSEIGGLILQKLQKVAENQLKEKINSAVVTVPAYFNDSQRQATKNSGKLVGLDVLRVINEPTAAALAYGCDKSREDGIIAVFDLGGGTFDISILEIDEGVFEVRATNGNTHLGGEDFDIVIMNYILENFKAETGIDLSGDRFAVQRIKEAAEKAKIELDHSDEIEINIPFVSQDKHIKQTLTSQEFTKMVMPIIEKTIDPVKRCVRDAELKFKDIDEVLLVGGMTRMPQIRKMVQDLFGKKPSTAVNPDEAVALGAAIQGAVLSGQVKNVVLLDVTPLSLGIETYGGIFTPLIPRNSAVPIKKEQMFSTAVDGQTGVEIGVYQGERTLVKDNKHIGQFKLSNIPQGPKGTPQIAVSFEIDADGIINVSATDKTPYPKDSEHYGKPNTVAIQVTEVGLTDAEVEKMIQESNRNKKADEEKKRLYEHASRAEILCTDTETALIQFGELMEDEEKKTIKEYANTIKEMIDEIRSGEKLHHPNILNQKVNEMQKTCMEAIQKVALKQQQDKESKN
- the PRE5 gene encoding proteasome core particle subunit alpha 6 (Alpha6 subunit of the 20S proteasome; regulated by Gcn4; induced in response to amino acid starvation (3-AT); Spider biofilm repressed), with the translated sequence MFRNNYDNDSVTYSPTGRLFQVEYALEAIKQGSAAVGLTSNDYVVLVALKRNAEELGSYQKKIIKIDDHMGVALAGLAPDARVLSNFLRKQAMQCKMVFNRPIQTYKAVLSIADKAQENTQTYGSRPYGVGLLIAGYDETGAHLFEFQPSGSVLEYFGAAIGARSQAARTYLERNLEEIKKCDDVEKLVLHGLYALRDTLSQDVELTFKNTSVSIVGKDQSFVSYDDENVQQWLDKLDSVSNARNRDGDDDEDGDEQEEGNATQAQEGEGTEAPAEDRMETDE
- a CDS encoding uncharacterized protein (Ortholog of C. dubliniensis CD36 : Cd36_73670, C. parapsilosis CDC317 : CPAR2_702370, Candida tenuis NRRL Y-1498 : CANTEDRAFT_119320 and Debaryomyces hansenii CBS767 : DEHA2G16632g), with translation MSTLPLDLILYISDIGNLSIKDIFHLSQANKLFREKLSHPYFWHMVYNQKIGKIYELYGISEPIPESNYYRLCKEHLRRFNEIERELNDFNESKNYKIRDYITKYSLDLVFLPTLLYFLRQEDFQIKLNIRNKSNTVEFSKGVFLANLVAGQSFNIGIKMLTKFSEEPLNSRSYESFWFAFSLLQKKSFKLIKARNLFLEGAAETLRKLTTEYYPLPLVDNKYTFKTVDEYSNKVALYTQLLYQSYCDIRCEESNYMESTNLLSMYSGRHKGDQLLVASSLIKVVDEELEALDIRITSGEDKPKLLLAPMGTALIGDYCVPFLAGHPRVLKKEKFLNVCRSISEPLANRALLPITKDEIQAMICYYGTALKFLDGLDVLSPPCHPSTYGDDTFTFFGQFILPCLFRKEVSNFNMQILLQNVRDFLVNANHIYYPIFSRLPILSGYSLLIEDAPQYLPCNYSPSLLQGKIVITNRSDAPAIVVGTCNDSSFYQVLNAYGELERLRDTSFTVVDRVKAEEVETFVELVGLANLIYVRIKGVSLREGEEPRFIIE
- a CDS encoding putative tRNA acetyltransferase (Ortholog(s) have RNA binding activity, role in tRNA modification and cytoplasm, nucleus localization) encodes the protein MGKRKAADSNNPPKKKFKNVSKLLDPNTSGIYVSCARRKEANCRQELLNLLSEKVPEYFDLENVEDDEDETQIDKKELSIEDKIKQELQELEESKNSKKELLQPVDVDLECLVFIKTKKPIDPEVLVEKLCKECYESGQKTTRYTQKLVPIMDSCSSTGDDPLEKVRQLARKVLARHFHQEKDQKPVKFAVQVSRRNFNVLKSDVIIKTIAECVGNSHGHSVDLKNYDKLIIVECYKNNIGMGVANNFLKYSKYNLQQIFDKHQEDNN
- a CDS encoding chaperone (Ortholog(s) have role in protein folding in endoplasmic reticulum and ER membrane protein complex localization); this translates as MNAYSEILKPRIIPISSSKNDVPPPPGYSESVFSTATKSSTSSGKKTKHDDADLNALKSKKIWELAIGPAKSIPMNLFMSYMTGNSLQVISVTMTLMLLWNPIKAIFNETNPTFSKLSTKNNGSEIILAKIVFIICQVLNMGIGVYKLYKMGLIPHQEADWLAWKEPKKIIDRLYY